One genomic window of Kiritimatiellia bacterium includes the following:
- a CDS encoding oxidoreductase, with translation MRTIPGLWRLAVGTVGAASVSLLAGCGLIGDGSVLGGSPDRDTFRLLTLDPGHFHAALVQKTMLPGVSPVVHVYGPPGEEIEAHLARIESFNRRSENPTAWQTVVYRGEDYLERMIRDRKGNVVVISGNNRRKIEYLERCVKAGLNVLADKPLVIDAAGFERLRTVFQTAERRGVLLYDIMTERYEITTILQREFSLIPSVFGRIVPGTPEQPAVTKESVHHFSKVVAGAPLVRPAWFFDVTQQGEGLVDVTTHLVDLIQWECFPEVALDWRKDIEVLSARRWPTVLTPEQFQKVTRKDPWPEYLRKDVRDGKLYVYSNGEMIYRLRGIVAKVSVIWNFEAPPGAGDTHYSILRGTRVNLVIRQGAEQNWKPALYIEPVEGVSAADVESALGAAMPQLQARYPGISLKRVPAGWEVIIPDSYKVGHEAHFAQVAEKYFRFLREGRMPAWEVPNMIAKYYTTTRALELARSAK, from the coding sequence ATGCGCACGATTCCTGGTCTGTGGAGGCTGGCCGTCGGCACGGTCGGCGCGGCGTCGGTGAGCCTGTTGGCCGGCTGCGGGCTGATCGGCGACGGCTCCGTTCTTGGTGGATCGCCGGATCGCGACACGTTCCGCCTTCTGACGCTCGATCCGGGACACTTCCACGCCGCGCTGGTGCAGAAAACGATGCTGCCCGGAGTGTCGCCGGTGGTCCACGTATATGGTCCGCCAGGAGAGGAGATCGAGGCGCATCTGGCGCGAATCGAGTCGTTCAATCGCCGGTCGGAGAACCCCACCGCGTGGCAGACCGTGGTCTATCGCGGCGAGGACTACCTCGAGCGCATGATCCGCGACCGGAAGGGCAATGTGGTCGTCATCTCGGGTAACAACCGGCGGAAAATCGAGTATTTGGAACGCTGCGTGAAGGCGGGGTTGAACGTGCTGGCGGACAAACCGCTGGTGATCGATGCCGCGGGTTTCGAGCGGCTGCGGACCGTGTTTCAGACGGCGGAGCGCCGCGGCGTGCTGCTCTACGACATCATGACCGAGCGCTACGAGATCACGACGATCCTGCAGCGCGAGTTCTCGCTGATTCCGTCGGTGTTCGGTCGGATCGTGCCGGGGACGCCGGAGCAGCCCGCGGTCACGAAAGAGAGCGTACACCACTTTTCGAAGGTTGTGGCGGGGGCGCCGCTTGTTCGGCCGGCGTGGTTCTTCGACGTGACGCAGCAGGGTGAGGGGCTGGTGGATGTGACCACGCACCTGGTTGACCTGATTCAGTGGGAGTGCTTCCCCGAGGTGGCGCTCGACTGGCGGAAGGATATAGAAGTGCTTTCCGCACGGCGCTGGCCGACGGTGCTGACGCCGGAACAGTTCCAGAAGGTGACGCGGAAAGACCCCTGGCCGGAGTATCTGCGCAAGGACGTTCGGGACGGCAAGTTGTATGTGTACAGCAACGGCGAGATGATCTACCGGCTGCGAGGCATTGTGGCGAAGGTTTCCGTGATTTGGAACTTTGAAGCGCCGCCCGGTGCAGGTGATACGCACTATTCGATTCTGCGGGGCACCCGGGTCAACCTCGTCATCCGGCAGGGCGCGGAGCAAAACTGGAAGCCGGCGCTGTACATTGAGCCGGTGGAGGGCGTTTCGGCCGCGGACGTGGAGAGTGCGCTGGGGGCGGCGATGCCGCAGCTCCAGGCTCGTTACCCGGGGATCTCGCTCAAACGGGTGCCGGCGGGCTGGGAGGTGATCATCCCCGACTCCTACAAGGTCGGTCACGAGGCGCACTTTGCTCAGGTGGCGGAGAAGTACTTCCGGTTTCTGCGAGAGGGTCGCATGCCGGCGTGGGAGGTGCCCAACATGATCGCGAAATACTACACCACCACGCGTGCGCTCGAGCTTGCCCGCTCCGCGAAGTGA
- a CDS encoding Gfo/Idh/MocA family oxidoreductase encodes MTRGDTRIRRRQFFRWSAAVAGWPLLLAGRARGADAAVERIQFGAIGCGRIAREADLPGALKAGAVCVAVCDVDSKRAELGRAFVEEWCRKNKRPVPAIRVYTDYREMLRQPGLDAVTISTPDHWHAKPTVDALAAGKHVYVQKPAGRIYHEGVAMVRAAAAHPECVVQFGTQQRSDRQFYQAVLLVRNGRVGRIREIEVGLPVDPAGGNPAPMPVPPNLNYDMWMGWTEERPYTEDRVHPQNGFSRPGWLRCEEYCCGMITGWGVHHVDIAHWGMDTERTGPVEITAEAEFPTQGLWTVHGPYRCELKYANGVTVRICDKYPNGIRFIGEEGWIFVSRGAQKATASDPTSGTRPLKALDASDPKLLEPLASPTVEIERSSNHYVNWLEAIRQRRRPICPMDIGHRSTAACNLAHIAMKLNRTLRFDPTEERFVNDEEANRMLRLPMRRPYEV; translated from the coding sequence ATGACACGCGGGGACACACGGATTCGGCGCCGGCAATTTTTCCGATGGAGCGCGGCGGTCGCTGGCTGGCCGCTCTTGCTGGCGGGACGCGCGCGGGGTGCGGATGCGGCAGTGGAGCGGATCCAGTTCGGTGCGATCGGGTGTGGTCGGATCGCTCGCGAGGCAGACCTCCCCGGCGCGTTGAAGGCCGGCGCGGTGTGCGTGGCGGTCTGCGACGTGGATTCGAAGCGAGCGGAACTAGGCCGGGCGTTCGTCGAGGAGTGGTGCCGCAAGAACAAGCGTCCCGTGCCGGCCATCCGTGTGTACACGGATTACCGGGAAATGTTGCGGCAGCCGGGGCTGGACGCGGTGACGATCAGTACGCCGGATCATTGGCACGCGAAGCCGACCGTGGACGCGCTGGCGGCGGGCAAGCACGTGTACGTGCAAAAGCCGGCCGGGCGCATTTATCACGAGGGTGTCGCGATGGTGCGTGCCGCCGCGGCGCATCCGGAGTGCGTGGTTCAGTTCGGTACGCAGCAGCGGTCGGACCGGCAGTTCTATCAGGCCGTCCTGCTGGTCCGCAACGGCCGGGTCGGACGTATCCGCGAGATCGAGGTGGGGCTGCCCGTGGACCCTGCCGGCGGAAATCCCGCGCCGATGCCGGTGCCACCCAATCTGAACTATGACATGTGGATGGGGTGGACCGAGGAACGGCCCTACACCGAAGATCGCGTTCATCCCCAGAACGGATTCTCGCGGCCGGGCTGGCTGCGCTGTGAGGAGTACTGTTGCGGTATGATCACCGGCTGGGGGGTGCACCACGTGGACATCGCGCACTGGGGGATGGACACCGAGCGGACCGGCCCGGTCGAGATCACCGCAGAAGCCGAGTTTCCGACGCAGGGCCTCTGGACCGTGCACGGGCCGTACCGCTGCGAGCTCAAGTACGCGAACGGGGTGACGGTGCGCATCTGCGACAAGTACCCCAATGGCATCCGCTTCATTGGCGAGGAGGGTTGGATCTTCGTCAGCCGCGGCGCGCAGAAAGCGACCGCGAGCGACCCGACGAGCGGCACCCGTCCGCTCAAAGCGCTCGACGCCAGCGACCCAAAACTGTTGGAGCCCCTCGCCTCCCCGACGGTTGAGATCGAGCGCAGCTCGAACCACTATGTGAACTGGCTCGAGGCGATCCGGCAGCGGCGCCGGCCGATCTGTCCGATGGACATCGGCCATCGTTCCACCGCCGCTTGCAATCTCGCACACATCGCGATGAAGCTGAACAGAACGCTGCGCTTCGACCCGACCGAGGAACGCTTTGTGAACGACGAAGAGGCCAACCGGATGTTGCGGCTGCCGATGCGCCGCCCGTACGAGGTGTGA
- a CDS encoding glycosyltransferase family 4 protein, producing MRLPAGRATLLDDHPEVRPGGALVLSYWNLNRVAFGGGRRIEALLDLLGSRAVLVQPAPAHPTRCCRVFRPDLGRRKLGVNWGLFNFFLPPAAATVRRTIREVQPAVVVLTSVWAWAPLRGLGHRPPTVLDAHDVLAAAIAERFGPRHPFTRLVGAWEGAVVRAVDHLIVCSDADAAGMCARYGVAKDRVSVVPNGTDLDLDQRAREAPLDAHVLRRLADAGRVLLFMGKLDYQPNREALRFLADVVLPALDAAAPGRWRLLVVGGPVPSGRWPAAVVFTGRVPEVAPYLVRADVCVAPIFSGSGTRLKILEAMAAGRPVVATPKAAEGLTAENGRHLLIAEATDFAAAVLRLGEDAELAARIGQSGRELVRAQYSWDASRARWRSVLQRWMELPPDRMPLPR from the coding sequence ATGAGGCTGCCAGCCGGGCGGGCGACGCTGTTGGACGATCATCCTGAGGTCCGGCCGGGGGGTGCTCTGGTGCTCTCGTACTGGAACCTCAACCGCGTGGCTTTTGGCGGCGGCCGCCGCATCGAGGCACTGCTGGACCTCCTGGGGTCCCGGGCGGTGCTGGTGCAGCCCGCGCCGGCGCATCCCACGCGTTGCTGCCGCGTGTTCCGACCGGATCTCGGCCGGCGCAAGCTCGGCGTCAACTGGGGGCTGTTCAACTTTTTTCTCCCGCCCGCCGCCGCCACGGTGCGACGGACCATTCGAGAGGTCCAGCCGGCCGTCGTGGTGCTGACCTCGGTCTGGGCGTGGGCGCCGCTGCGGGGATTGGGCCACCGACCGCCGACGGTGCTGGATGCGCACGACGTGCTGGCGGCGGCAATCGCGGAGCGGTTCGGGCCGCGCCATCCCTTTACCCGGCTGGTGGGCGCGTGGGAGGGGGCGGTGGTGCGGGCGGTGGACCACCTCATCGTGTGCTCGGACGCCGATGCGGCAGGTATGTGTGCGCGGTACGGTGTGGCGAAGGACCGCGTCAGCGTGGTGCCGAACGGGACGGACCTGGATCTGGACCAGCGGGCACGCGAGGCACCTCTGGATGCGCATGTGCTGCGGCGGCTGGCGGATGCGGGGCGGGTATTACTGTTTATGGGCAAACTGGACTATCAGCCCAATCGCGAAGCATTGAGGTTTCTGGCGGACGTTGTGCTGCCGGCGCTGGACGCAGCCGCGCCAGGTCGATGGCGGCTTCTGGTGGTGGGGGGACCGGTGCCATCGGGGCGGTGGCCGGCCGCGGTGGTGTTTACGGGGCGGGTGCCGGAAGTGGCGCCCTACCTGGTTCGGGCGGATGTTTGCGTGGCGCCAATTTTCAGCGGCTCGGGCACACGGTTGAAGATTCTGGAGGCGATGGCGGCCGGCCGGCCGGTGGTTGCGACGCCCAAGGCGGCCGAGGGCTTGACCGCGGAGAACGGCCGCCACCTGCTGATCGCCGAGGCGACTGACTTTGCGGCCGCGGTGCTGCGACTGGGAGAAGACGCGGAGCTAGCGGCCCGGATCGGACAAAGTGGCCGAGAGCTCGTCCGCGCGCAGTACTCGTGGGACGCCTCCCGCGCACGATGGCGAAGTGTGCTGCAGCGCTGGATGGAGCTGCCACCGGACCGCATGCCGCTCCCCCGCTGA
- a CDS encoding glycosyltransferase family 2 protein, with product MKLVVQIPALNEERTIGEVIARIPRRMDGVDAVEIVVVDDGSTDRTAEIAVAAGAHVIRHDVPRGVGAAFRDGLEASIARGADVIVTIDADGQFNPEDIPRLAAPILRGEADFATASRFADPALEPEMPRVKRWGNAMMARWISRLTGRVFHDVSCGFRAYGPNAFLRLVLTGDFTYTHETFLALAFAGLRMVEVPVRVRGVREFGASRVASNLWRYGWRTASIILRTYRDYRPLRFFGWLAAWPAGVACALLVFLVGWRLYSGGFSPHKWAGFVAAALGGAALLVFLIGVVADMLDRIRAGQDELLYRLRRLERALHRSREQHRTP from the coding sequence ATGAAACTGGTGGTTCAGATTCCCGCCCTCAACGAGGAGCGCACCATTGGGGAGGTGATAGCGAGAATCCCGCGCCGGATGGACGGCGTGGACGCGGTCGAGATCGTCGTCGTGGATGACGGTTCCACAGATCGCACCGCCGAGATCGCGGTGGCGGCGGGCGCGCACGTGATTCGGCACGATGTTCCGCGAGGCGTGGGCGCCGCGTTCCGCGACGGTTTGGAGGCGTCGATCGCGCGGGGGGCGGACGTGATCGTGACGATCGATGCCGACGGCCAGTTCAACCCGGAGGACATCCCGCGGCTGGCGGCGCCGATTCTCCGCGGCGAGGCGGACTTTGCGACCGCGTCGCGCTTTGCGGATCCCGCGCTCGAGCCAGAGATGCCGCGCGTGAAGCGGTGGGGCAACGCGATGATGGCGCGATGGATCAGCCGGCTGACGGGGCGGGTGTTTCATGATGTGTCGTGCGGCTTCCGCGCCTACGGGCCGAACGCGTTTCTTCGGCTCGTGCTGACGGGAGACTTCACCTACACGCATGAAACCTTCCTGGCGCTCGCGTTCGCGGGGTTGCGGATGGTGGAGGTCCCGGTTCGGGTGCGGGGGGTCCGCGAGTTTGGCGCCTCGCGGGTGGCGTCCAACCTCTGGCGCTATGGCTGGCGCACCGCCTCGATCATTTTGCGAACGTATCGGGACTACCGGCCGTTACGGTTTTTTGGTTGGCTGGCGGCGTGGCCCGCCGGTGTGGCGTGCGCGCTGCTGGTCTTTTTGGTGGGCTGGCGACTGTACAGCGGGGGATTTTCTCCGCACAAGTGGGCGGGGTTTGTTGCCGCTGCGCTTGGGGGCGCGGCGCTACTGGTGTTCTTGATCGGTGTGGTCGCCGACATGCTGGACCGGATCCGGGCCGGCCAGGACGAGCTGCTGTACCGACTCCGTCGGCTCGAGCGGGCGCTGCACCGCTCCCGTGAGCAGCATCGCACCCCATGA
- a CDS encoding glycine--tRNA ligase has product MSEQQNVTMDALASLCKRRGFIYQTSEPYGGLNGFWDYGPLGCELKRNIREAWWRAMVHRRDDVVGLDAAIIMHPRVWEASGHLEGFTDPMVDCRACRRRFRADQLCEEQGRKLEKDAAGRLHLPAGVRCSACGSMELTEPRSFNLMFRTFVGPVEDESAVAYLRPETAQGIFVNFPTILNTTRVKVPFGIAQIGKAFRNEINPRNFTFRSREFEQMELEYFVKPGTDAQWHEYWVNERIRWYASIGLPEGRLHRYVYARDELAHYASACVDITYEFPFGTQELEGIAARGDYDLRRHQQFSGKSFEYFDAETNERYLPHVVEPSAGVDRIALALLCEAYREEWVPTAGVQGGVLPAVPDGRPPEGYEPRIVMRFAPCMAPFKAAVFPLLKNKPPLVERARRLFEELRRRWLVFYDEQGAIGRRYRRQDEIGTPFGITVDFQTLDDDTVTIRDRDTMAQTRVPAAEVPARIAAAVEFG; this is encoded by the coding sequence ATGAGCGAGCAACAGAACGTGACGATGGACGCGCTCGCGTCGCTGTGCAAGCGACGGGGGTTCATTTATCAGACCTCTGAACCGTACGGTGGGCTGAACGGCTTTTGGGACTACGGGCCGCTGGGCTGTGAGCTGAAACGGAACATCCGCGAGGCTTGGTGGCGGGCGATGGTGCACCGTCGCGATGACGTGGTGGGGCTTGATGCGGCGATCATCATGCATCCGCGGGTGTGGGAGGCGTCGGGCCATCTCGAGGGATTCACGGATCCGATGGTGGACTGCCGCGCGTGCCGCCGGCGCTTCCGGGCCGATCAGCTCTGCGAAGAACAGGGCCGGAAACTCGAGAAGGACGCGGCTGGGAGGTTGCATCTGCCGGCGGGTGTGCGGTGTTCCGCCTGCGGCTCCATGGAGCTCACCGAGCCCAGGTCGTTCAATCTGATGTTCCGGACGTTCGTGGGACCGGTGGAGGACGAGTCCGCGGTCGCGTATCTGCGCCCCGAGACCGCGCAGGGCATCTTTGTGAATTTTCCGACGATTCTGAACACCACGCGCGTCAAGGTGCCGTTCGGAATCGCGCAAATCGGTAAAGCGTTCCGGAACGAGATCAACCCGCGCAACTTCACGTTCCGGTCGCGCGAGTTCGAGCAGATGGAGCTGGAGTATTTCGTCAAGCCGGGCACGGATGCGCAATGGCATGAATACTGGGTGAACGAGCGAATCCGTTGGTACGCATCCATCGGGCTGCCGGAGGGGCGGCTGCACCGCTACGTGTATGCGCGCGACGAGCTGGCGCACTACGCGAGCGCCTGCGTGGACATCACCTACGAGTTCCCGTTCGGCACCCAGGAACTGGAGGGCATCGCGGCGCGCGGTGACTATGACCTGCGACGTCACCAGCAGTTCAGCGGGAAGTCGTTCGAATATTTCGATGCGGAGACCAACGAGCGCTACCTGCCCCACGTGGTCGAGCCGTCGGCCGGCGTGGATCGCATCGCGCTGGCGCTGCTGTGCGAGGCGTATCGCGAGGAGTGGGTGCCGACCGCGGGGGTGCAGGGCGGCGTGTTGCCCGCCGTCCCGGACGGCAGGCCCCCGGAGGGCTACGAGCCGCGCATCGTGATGCGGTTCGCACCTTGCATGGCACCGTTCAAAGCGGCGGTGTTCCCGCTGCTGAAAAACAAGCCGCCTCTCGTCGAGCGGGCGCGCCGTCTGTTTGAAGAACTCCGGCGGCGATGGCTCGTGTTCTATGACGAGCAAGGCGCGATCGGACGCCGTTACCGCCGCCAGGACGAGATCGGCACGCCGTTCGGCATCACGGTGGATTTTCAAACCCTCGACGACGACACGGTGACGATCCGTGATCGCGACACGATGGCGCAGACCCGTGTGCCTGCGGCAGAGGTGCCTGCTCGCATTGCGGCCGCGGTGGAGTTCGGCTGA
- the rfaD gene encoding ADP-glyceromanno-heptose 6-epimerase, translating to MMRVIVTGGAGFIGANTIEALNQRGVTDILVVDDLGRGEKWRNLVGLEFADVMPIDDFRYAIRHDAVKTVDAVIHLGACSSTTETNADYLLDNNMRYSRELCEWCVEKGARFVYASSAATYGDGSAGYSDELERLAELRPLNMYGFSKHLFDLWVLRQGLFDRVAGIKYFNVYGPREAHKGEMRSVVHKAWGQIRERGVLRLFRSHRPDYADGEQRRDFVWVRDAVEVTLFLVEHAELGGLFNCGTGRARTWNDLARAVFAAMGREPAIEYVDMPPELRDTYQYHTEADIRRLRDSGYDAPFADIEEGVSDYVRRLERGEVR from the coding sequence TAGTCGTCGACGATCTGGGTCGTGGGGAGAAGTGGCGGAATCTCGTCGGGCTCGAGTTTGCGGACGTGATGCCGATCGATGATTTCCGCTATGCAATCCGGCATGATGCGGTGAAGACGGTGGATGCAGTGATCCATTTGGGCGCCTGCAGTTCCACCACCGAGACGAACGCGGACTATTTGCTCGACAACAACATGCGGTATTCTCGGGAGCTGTGTGAGTGGTGCGTCGAGAAAGGCGCGCGGTTCGTCTATGCGTCCAGTGCGGCGACCTATGGCGACGGCAGCGCGGGGTACTCGGATGAGCTGGAGCGCCTCGCGGAATTGCGGCCGCTGAACATGTACGGGTTCTCGAAGCATCTGTTCGACCTGTGGGTTCTGCGGCAGGGGCTGTTCGACCGGGTCGCCGGCATCAAGTATTTCAACGTGTACGGTCCGCGAGAAGCGCACAAGGGGGAGATGCGGTCGGTGGTGCACAAGGCCTGGGGGCAGATTCGCGAGCGGGGCGTGCTACGGCTGTTTCGCAGCCACCGGCCGGACTACGCCGACGGCGAGCAGCGGCGCGATTTTGTGTGGGTGCGCGACGCGGTCGAGGTCACGCTGTTTCTCGTGGAGCACGCGGAGCTGGGGGGGCTCTTCAATTGCGGTACCGGCCGGGCGCGCACCTGGAACGACCTGGCGCGCGCGGTGTTCGCGGCGATGGGTCGCGAGCCGGCGATCGAGTATGTGGACATGCCGCCCGAGCTACGGGACACATACCAATATCACACCGAGGCGGACATCCGCCGGCTGCGCGATTCGGGCTACGATGCCCCGTTTGCGGACATCGAGGAGGGCGTGTCGGACTACGTCCGCCGGCTCGAGCGGGGAGAAGTGCGGTAG